The region ATAATAAATATGATTTTCAGCAGGATCTTGAATGTAAAACACTTGATGGACTTGTGTTGACATGACAAAAGGGTCATTTTTTTGGCAAGGCCTGTTAAAGTTTACTCGGGTAAAACCTAAATGATCTTTCTCATCAGCATACCATGTACACCTAAACAAAACCATATTAAAACAGCCCCAGTAGTCAACCTCGATTATTTTCTCAATCGAACCATAATAAGTAATCTCCCCGGTTGTTGGTTTTTGGTCCTTTACACTAGCGAAACTGGTGGTTAAGGCTGTTAGATAAACACCGCTATTTTCTATTATGCACTTCTTATCTCTACTTTTCATATGGAACCTATACCCATTTACTGTATATCCTCTGAACCGTCTAGCAACTCGTTTAGGACCTATCTCCAACGACGCAATTTCCCTCAAAACATTCAGTTTTTTTTCCAATTTCAGTCTTGAACCACTCGCATACTTCATCTGTGTGTGTTCTTGCTCTTTTGTACATGTTCAACTTTGTATTTACGTCAAATAACGAATGATGTTGCCTACAATATATAAATATGCAGTATATTAAACAATTTAAATTATGTTAGTAATAAATACTTAAATTAACATAATTAAACTAGGATTCTAGGACTTACTCAATTAGCGCCTCTACTTTCTTATCATCATAGTTAAACAATATGTACCGATAAGCCGCAGTCCACACATCATCAGGTAACTGATAAGCTTTCCCTTTCTGGTTCCTCCCAGAAAGAATTGGATATCCACTAGTTTCATGAATTCTGGTTCCTAACTCATTCACTGAACTGATCTCGTTATCGCctagaaatcttgcacaaaatgttACACATTCATATGCCAAGTATCCTTCCGCTATTGACCCTTATGGCTGACTCTTATTATGAACATATCATTTTAATTTACCCAGGTACCTCTCAATTGAGTACATCCATCTCTGGTGGACTGGACCACCAAGTTCAATTTTATTACATAAATGAACTGGTAAATGCACCATGATGTCGAAGAAGGTAGGTGGGAAATTAATTTCAAGTCGGCATAATATTTCAATAATTTCCTTTTGTAGCTTCTTTACATCATCCACCTCAATTACCTTGGAACATATACCTCTAAAAAACTCACCAAGTCTTATTAATGGAATCGGAACTTCAGGCTTCATTGATTTGTAACAAGTATTGCATAATAATGTGTGCATCATGAATCTTGTACCCGACAACTTTCCTATCTTGGACACATTTGATAATATTGGAAGGGAAACCGTGTGGGAATTTCAGATTTTCCAAAACTGAACAAAATATGTTTTTTTCTTTATTTGTCATGTCGAAGTTTGCAGCCATGATTTCAAGGTACTTCCCATCAGTAGAGGTGGTCGGGTGCAGGATCTTCCTTTTACCCATTTCTTGCAAATCTAATCGAGCATTTACATGATCTTTTGTCTTACCACTGAATTTTCACTCCAATAAGGTAACTGAAAAAATATCGATTTCTTATTCCAAGGATTAACGTCACAACTGACTTTCCGTTTCCCCTTCAGCTTACCAAAAGTATTCTGGTAACCATCCAACAGCCTCTTGATCATTCTTCCTGATAAAACTGCAGGGGCCTGCCCAACCTCAACTTGGCCATAAATCTTTTTTTATCTGATCTCCACTTATGATTGGAATCTAGGAATCGTCGATGATTCATATAACACACCTTCCTACTATGTTTCAAATAAGTTGACGATGTCTCGTAGTTGCATATAGGGCAAGCCAGATATCCTTTAGTACTTCATCCCGATAACATTGCGTAACCGGGGAAGTCGCTTATTGTCCACAATACACTTGCCCTTAATACAAAATTCTGATTCGTCGCTGCATCAAAAGTGGTTACACCTACATCCCACAACTCTTTCCGCTCCTCCACCAAAGGTTGCAAATAGACGTCAATACTATTTCCGGGATTAGTTGGACCTGGTATAAGTGTGGACATAATTAAATTCTCCGGTTTCATATTTAGCCAGGGAGGTAAGTTGTAGTTCACCACAACAAATGGCCAGGTTCTATGTTGCCACTCATTATACCAAATGGATTGAATCCATCAGAAGCTATACCTAATCTAATGTTTTGATTTTCGGATGAAAATGTTGGATATTTGGCATCTATTGTCTTCCAAGCTATACCATCAGCCCGGTGCCGTAACATTCCGTCCTTCTTTCGATCCACTACATGCCAATTCATTAATTTTGTGAACTCTTTACACATATACATCCTCTGAAGCCTTGGTTTTAAAGGAAAATATCTCATGACTTTTGCCGGTATTTGGTCCttcttatgttcttcttccgtatCCCTCCACCTAGAGACACCACAAGTATTGCATGACACTTCATTCTGATTTTTACCACAATATAACATGTAGTCATTAGGACATGCATGTATTTTTTGGTAGTCAAGTCTTAAATCCCTAATTATATTTTTAGCGAAATTGAATGAAGTAGGTATCTCAATATCAGGAAATGCCTCCTTTAATAACTGTAATATTTCACCAAATGCAGTTTGCGTCACCCCATTAAGACACTTCCAGTGGTACAACCTAATAAGAAAACTTAATCTAGAAATTTTTTTGGAACCAGGATACAAGGGCCGTTTCCCGTCTTCGACAAGGCGATAAAATTTCCTAGCATCTGAATTAGGTTCCCTATTGGTGTAAGTAAGGTTCAACATCTGATTATGATTATCTTCAAACCCTATATTTATTTCGCAATCCCTCACATCAGTATCACCCAAATTTGAGACATCGTATATCCATTTTACAACATCCAGGGAATGACCCTTACAAACAAGGTGATTAAAGACATCATCTGGAGCCCACCACATCTTACTGTTAAAATTACCACAAGGACACTTCAATTCAGCGCCGACTGCATATTTAGCCATCACATTTTTGACAAAATTTTTGACCCCATTAATATACTCGTCACTTGATCTTGGTAGATTTAT is a window of Apium graveolens cultivar Ventura chromosome 11, ASM990537v1, whole genome shotgun sequence DNA encoding:
- the LOC141695802 gene encoding uncharacterized protein LOC141695802, giving the protein MSEAEEIWINLPRSSDEYINGVKNFVKNVMAKYAVGAELKCPCGNFNSKMWWAPDDVFNHLVCKGHSLDVVKWIYDVSNLGDTDVRDCEINIGFEDNHNQMLNLTYTNREPNSDARKFYRLVEDGKRPLYPGSKKISRLSFLIRLYHWKCLNGVTQTAFGEILQLLKEAFPDIEIPTSFNFAKNIIRDLRLDYQKIHACPNDYMLYCGKNQNEVSCNTCGVSRWRDTEEEHKKDQIPAKVMRYFPLKPRLQRMYMCKEFTKLMNWHVVDRKKDGMLRHRADGIAWKTIDAKYPTFSSENQNIRLGIASDGFNPFGIMSGNIEPGHLLW